The following DNA comes from Corallococcus exiguus.
CCACCTGGCAGGGGACACGCACGGGCGGAAATTCGCGGCGGAAGGCTTCGGACAGGCCGTCGTCGTCCGCGTCCACCAGCACCGGCTCGCGGAAGTCCGCGTCGTACCCGCTGGCATGAGGGCCCGGGCCGGGCCCCGCCATGGCGACGGAGTCCAGGCGGTGCAGCTCGGCCAAGAAGGGGAAGATGAGCTTGCCCCGCATTAGACGGCCCCGGGCAAGGAAGGCTTCACGTAGGGGGCAAGGAAGGTGTCCACCTCCGGCTCGCCGGTGAGAGGCCGCACCGCAGGGCGGATGCTGTCCAAGCGGTAGCTCTGCTCGCGCGTCCTCTCTTCCACCACGCGCCAGCGCGTGCGCTCCTCCAACGAGTCTTCGTCCGCCAAGGGCGAGAGGCTGCGCAGGACGAGGAGCATGCACGCGCGGCGGATGGCGAGCGGCGTGCGCCCCTCCGGCGTCCCGTCGGCCTCGGTGTAGCCCCAGCGTGCGCCCACCGTGATGTTGCCCTCGCCGCGCGGGAAGACGCGCCCGTGGCGAAAGGTGAGGCGGGGCCCATCAAAGCCCGGGCCCACCGGAGCACCCACCACGACCAGGTGTTCCCGCGAGAAGGACACGTCCTCCCCGTACAGCGCCAGGCGGTAGAGGCGGATGGGTGGTACCGGCAGCCAAAGGGAGGGGGTGCCACGCCCGTCGAGGTGCAACGTCGCCGAGCGCGGCTCGAAGTGCCACCCCGTCACCTTGTCGATGGTGCGCATCGCCTCCTCGAGAAGGACGGCCAGGCGGGTGTCGCCCGCCATGGCCGCAGTGACGCCCTCGGCGCGCAAGTCGGCCACCGTGGCGTACACGTCAGTCCTTCTCCCGCTTGCCGCGGCGCGTGTCCTTCTCCTCGCTGGCCTTCGGAATGTCCTCCGTCGTCAGCGTGCCGGCGGGCCGCGCCGCACTCAGCTTCAGCTCGTCGCTGGCGCTGCGCTTCACGCGGGCCTCGTCGGCCTCGGTGGCATCGAGGGCCTTCGCCTCGGCGTCCGTGCTCACGTCGAAGGCGAGCGGCGAGTACGCGTCGCCGGGCAACTGGCGCACGGTGCGCAGGTAGTCCGCCACCGGCTTCTCCACCCGGTACCAGCCGCGCTCCTCTTGAAACTTGATGCCGGCATACGTGTAGCGCCGCAGCACGTGGCCCCGGCGCGCGTCGTAGGCCTTCAGTCGGACGAGATAGGTGTTGTCCATGGGGTGGGCCTCACAACTGCACGTTGATGGCCTTGGCCGTGCCCGACTCCTCGGCGAACTTCGCGTCGAAGCGCAGGGTGGCCACCACCTTCAGCGTGCCCTCGGAGATGTCGCGCGCAGACTCGATGCGAATCTGCCGCCAGATGCCGACGTGGATGTTCTTGGGGTTGGTCAGCAGGATGGCCGTGCGGTCATTTGTTGCACCGAGGTTCTCCGGCCAGAGAGGAATCGGCCGAACCGGGACGCCCGAGTAGAGGACCGGCGCATCGCCCTCGAGGAACTTGTCGCCGACCGCCGTGGCCCGCTCCGCGAGCGAGCTGCGGTAGTCCAGGTCCGCGTCTACCGAGGTAAGAGGAACCCCATGCTGCTCTTGTCGCGGAGGTGCTCCGAGGGCAGCGACTTGAGCAGGTCGCCGAGGACGTCCTTGCTGATGGGCGCGCCGGCCGCGTCGACGACGTTGCTGGTGGCCTGCTTCAGTACGCCATCCATCGTGGCGAGGAAGGGGTCCGCCGAGGCCGTGTCCCCGTTGACGAGGATCTCCTCCATGTCCCTGGAGATGGCGTCCGCGAGCATCTCCATGAGCGTCTGCCGCAGCTCGCCGCGCTCGATGCTGTCTTCGAGCACTTCGTCGGAGAGTCGCACTTCGCCCTTGAAGAGCTTCGCGTCCAGCTCCACCTGGGAGAGGTCCGGCTTCACACGCTGCGCGGCGGGGACGGCGGTGGCCTCCTGTCCCGGACGGAGGATGCGGCTGCCGAACTTCAGCTTGGAGAACTGCTGCTTGGGTGCCGCCATGGGAACGACGGTGCACTGCTGCAGCAGGACGGATTGTTTAATCAGCAGGCGCAGGAACTTCTGCGCCTGCGCCGGCTGGAGGACGCCGCCGCCGGCCGTGAGGTCGGCGAGGGCCAGGTCCGCCTTGGCCAAGAGGGTGCTGTTGTCGATACGACTCATGGGGATTCCTTCGGCGTTGAGGCTTCCTGGTGGCGGGTGGGGACGTCAGACGTCGTGGAAGGAGAGGGCCTTGTCGACGCTCTCCCGGTTGAGGGGCTTGTTCATGTCGAGGGGCCAACCGACGTCCTCGACGGTGGGCTTGGGCGGGCGCTCCGCGGTGGCGCTGCTGTTGGGCAGGCCGAACTGCTTCTCCACGCGCCCCAGTCGCTGGTGCTGCTCCTTCACGGAGCCCTCCAGCGCGCGGACGGCGTCGGTGAGCTT
Coding sequences within:
- a CDS encoding phage major capsid protein, giving the protein MSRIDNSTLLAKADLALADLTAGGGVLQPAQAQKFLRLLIKQSVLLQQCTVVPMAAPKQQFSKLKFGSRILRPGQEATAVPAAQRVKPDLSQVELDAKLFKGEVRLSDEVLEDSIERGELRQTLMEMLADAISRDMEEILVNGDTASADPFLATMDGVLKQATSNVVDAAGAPISKDVLGDLLKSLPSEHLRDKSSMGFLLPR